AGAGCTTTATAATTAATGaactttaagaataaaaagaacatacttttccattttttgtgaaGTGAAAATCATCGTGTAACTACCGAAGCATATGTCATCCCTAGCCAACCAGTGGTTGAATTGGTGCTCATGAAGATTTTGGGAGCCTGCAAGTTGTTACTTCGCCTCTTGGACTGTTGCTGCAAGACATTTCTGTATCCTTGAATCAACTGAAATGCCTTCCCCTGAATTGGAATTGTTTGGATATATTTAATAGTATTTGTTTGAAAGCTAGGAGGTTTGTAGAAGTTATAACCTATTCTTAAAATTTTGCTTCTTGGCCTCCTTTTTCTAGTAGTTGCTTGATACAGCCATTGCCAGAGACTGCCAGTCTCTTTCTAACATGTCTTATCATAAGGGCACTGATAGAAATTCTTAATCTTAGAAGTAAAATAATGAGTGTTCTTGCAGAGTACATGTTACTTTAAGTCTCCATGCCTGAAACagaacatgtttgtttgttttttaatttgtttttaatgttcatttattttttgagagagagagagagagacagggtgtgagtgggggaggggcagagagagggagggagacacagaatctgaagtagactccaggctctgagctgacagcacagagcccgcccgaCATAGGACTTGAACCTGCAAATcctgagatcctgatctgagccaaagttggaggcttcactgactgagccacgtaggcgccccCAGAACATGTTTTAAAGCTTTAATTTCTTCAAGAAAATTCTATTTCCAATCTGTTTCTTTCATGAATGTAACTTACAAAACCCAGttactttggttttgttttcaaactttaaCTTGATTCTTCAGCTTGACTGTGAAACATCTAGGTTTAcaagaattcattattttaaacctTGTGATGGTTGGGCTGGTGAGCAGGTTATGGTATGTATGCACCTACCTCTGAActccttcatttgtttttcatctaACTCCACCTAGGTTTCTCATTAGtggttttcatatttgttttcctgTGGGATGCTGATGGTGCAGGggttccatttcttcacttggtCAGAGTTTATTTGGGATGGATTAGGAACTAGAGTGTTGATGGTTATGTCCTCGATGTCTTAACCTGGGTAGCTCAAGTACTATTTCATCTTGTTTATTCTGCTTATTCTTAGGGGTAACAACATTAGAACTACTAATaactaacattattttaaaatgtcaaaccttccattcttttctataatgaaaatagctttaatttttgctgattataataataatacatgcttattttaagacattccaaaaaaaaaaaagagtgaagaaccTGAAATTTACCTAAAATCTCACCACACTTAACATTTTGTTGCGTATCCTTTGAGACATCGTTCCATGTCGTACTTAAAGTAAATATTGTACTTGGATTTTTCTGTTTGGGCTGGACTAATCTGGCTCTATGCAAATATGTCCCAGAGCGTTTTTTATCTGTAGTGGCAGATTGATCGACATTTATTTTCAGCTTTGAATCTGTTGTGGTTATTAAATAATCTGCAAATTATAATTACTGGCTAATTCATGACCTCCTCTTCCTCTAGGGTTCTCTATAAAGGTGTTTTAAAAAGGCTGACTTCTTTATATGAGCCATTGTTTGGATTGCTTCATGAAGTCTCTAGGATTCAACCACTGCCTTACTTCAAAGATTTTACCTTTCCTTCTGATATTGCCGAATTTTTAGGACAGCCCTATTTTGaggtctttaagaaaaaaatgcccaCAGCTTTTGCAGCTAAAGGAGTAACTAAATTgttaaataaactgtttttaacaaaaaatcaATCACCAAGGTCTAGCAAAGAAACTGTACACAGAATTTCCAAAAAAGCTAAGCAAATGAAGATCAATATACAGAATAATGTGGATCTTGGACAGCCAGTAAAGAGTAAGAAAATCTTCAAAGGTAATTTTTTCTGAGCACATACTCATCtaattccctttatttcttttgtagtAATTTGGCAAGAAATATTATATACTTGAGAATTCATTGATTTGAAAATTGTTTGCTTAAGTTTTTGTATCTGTGGTCTCTCCACCTCTACAGAGAAGTCCTCAGAATTTGATTTGAGAGCTTTCTGCAAACAGCTGAAGCACAAGGCTATTCAGGTTTGTCTGGCTTCTATTACTATGGCTTATGATTCTGCTACTTTATAAAGTAGATACCACTTACCAAGGGCAGAGATTGAATCCTCTGTTTTTGTCACCAGCTCGGCTTAGGGCCATCTTAGTTCTCAGCCTGTTTCTGAATGAATACAGGCACTCCCAAGGGACTGAGTGTATCCAGGAAATTCAGTTTATAGAATGCCTCCAGAAACATTTTACTAAGCATTTCACTAGAATTTTAAATTGCCCTTAGGATCCACTGCAGGTGTGGATTATATTAAGAGTATGCACTTTGTAGTCAGACAGAAATGGTTTGAGTCCTGGCTTCAGTTGgtactagctgtatgaccttatATAAGTTTCTTGACCTGTCCAAACCTCTGTTTTCTAATAACAGTATGCACCTCATGGGATTATGCAGTTTTAATTCATGTAAAGTATTCAAAGCACTTAACTGTTGTTAGATGTCATTAGCTACTTTTTTCATTGTTACTGTCATCCTTGTCTTTTGTCATGaggcttctctttctttccctgtcaGGGTTCAAGTTTTAACATGATTCCTCTTAGTACCTGTAAATTCTGTTCTGGACCTAGCAACAGATAAGGACGTCAGTGTCACCCTCTTTCATGTGGTAACTACTTGACTTCTGTTACCATCTGTGCTTCTCAAATTGTTTTCTCCTGGTTTCTCGCATGGAttatttctttgttctatttaagaATTCTTAATCATTTCTAGTAAGTCAGAGTACTTTCTTGAATGTTTATAAGGATTCTAGCTTGGATCTATATTCTGTCCAATTTATGAGTTCCAGAGGGAGGAATCATCATCTTCATCagtgtcatcatcatcatcgtaaTAACAGCTAACACATATACTGCACTTACTCTATGCTAGGCAGTGTTCGAAATGCTTTACGTGTATTAACTCCTATAAACCTTGCAAAAGCCCTGTGAGGCTGGTGATATTATTACTGTTTCCATATTTCAGCTGAGAAAATTGAAGTATAGAAGGGATAAGAAATTGCTCAGGCCACACAGCAAATacggggcagagctgggatttgaacacaggcacTTTGGTTTCACAGTCTTTGTTCTTTACCATTACATCAGTCCCCCAAATAGTTTTGTCAGCTGTCTCAGGAACTGTAGCTCTCTGCAGTCCATCCTGCTGTTCCTAGGTGAGCTGGTTTTGAAGCTGGCTGGTTGGTCAGCTTAGTCATGGCTCATCACTACCACATTTCTAGCAATTAGCACTAACATGCTCAGCTTGTTTTCAAGGTCAAATTTCTTTTATCGATCACCAACACAAAGTATTGCTATGTCTCtacttttacattttctattacttttttaatgtttttcttgagTGAGAAATTTGGAAGAAGGTAAGTTTTGAATGAAGGATGAAAGCAAATCTAGTAAGTGGCATATTTTCATAAACAATAAAAGTTGGTACAATTCAAACTCCACTTGATATAGAAAGATGGGGTTGAAGAGACAAAGGTGCCACATCAAAACATGGTTGAATTGGAAATGATGCTCGGTTTAagcatttttaacatattttcagCAGCCATCCGTATCTCCATGCATTTCCAGTGACGTTTGTGACCCAGTGTTGAGGGTAACTTAGGGTatagaaataagtgaaaaacaaatCTGTGGTAATCCAATAGTATCTAGGAAAAGGTctcttcagtgatttttttttttcctagatagACTTTGaccaatatttattcatttttatgtatagGTTAAGTAGGTTATCTGTCAGAATATTTATAGTATACTTCCCATCTATGTTTCCCACCTGAATTCAGTTAGAGATGAGATCTATTGTTGCACAGAGGGGAAAAACATCTTGTGTTAGGAGCAGTtgataaaaaattaagttttttgagacaaagaaaagcacagtgagcttaaaaaaagttttccttcttggggcgcctgggtggcgcagtcggttaagcgtccgacttcagccaggtcacgatctcgcggtccgtgagttcgagccccgcgtcaggctctgggctgatggctcggagcctggagcctgtttccgattctgtgtctcgctctctctctgcccctcccccgttcatgctctgtctctctctgtcccaaaaataaattaaaaaaaaacgttgaaaaaaaaaaaaagttttccttcttaAGACATTTTCTAAATCTCATGGTGAGTtaacttttctttgttgttatatATTTGTAAGTCAGTAACaaatccaatatatttttttcacctttccaTATTTCAGGAGACCAGCGTTAAATGTTCTCAGTCCAAACTAAAGGCAACCAAACATTCTTCTCAGAGAGCATCAGGAACTCCCTGTGCCAAAAGTTTTGTGCAAAGATTTCGAGGGGCTAAGACTTTCACTCAACTTTCTGAAGAAATCCAAATGGCAATTTTGTGGTGCAGGAGCAAAAAACTCAAGGCTCAGGCCTCCTTTCTGGGTAACAAACTTCTTAAAAGTAACCGGCTTAAACATGTGGAAGCTCAAGGCCATAGGTaggtatataataaaaattatatcctTAACTTTTGCTGTTGTCATTTAGGCAAAGCTATATATATTCAAgtcagcttttttaaaaaaatggtacgTCCAGTAGCTCTAGGGGGGGCTAAAAGAGGGATCTATTCCAAATgcagttttgtttgcttttgttgggCACAGCTTTATTATTGAGAGGAAGAAAGTTAACTTGGTTAATTGGATTTATTCACTTATACTCTTCCCCATTCCATCTGTTAATTCAGAGAGCCTTACGAGTGTCTGTGGTATGTTAAGCCTGGGGATACTCCTGTGTAAGACAGACTTAATTCTCATGGAGCACTAGCTCTAGCCCTTGCTCTCGTAGGAGAGACAGCCAGTCTGCCTGCAGCTTCAGCATAGCAGGATGAGGATGTGAGAGCAGAAGCAGTCTGCCTCTTACAAGGGCACACACCAGACTCTGGGGTTAGGGTCAGGTCATGTTCGTTCATGGGTGCCAGATTCTCCGGGTATTGATTTCCTCTTCTTGTGGTCCTTAGGGTCACAGAACTACTTAAGGATGATTATCTTTTATTGTGACCAGTATTACTTGAAGCACTACAATGAAGTTAGACACTTTaggattttatatatactttatatatatatattttatatattatgtatatatatatatatacatattttatacattttatacatattgtgtgtgtgtgtgtgtgtgtgtgtatatatatatatatatatatatatatagtttatttagagaaaaacagagtgcaagcaggggaggggcagagagagagggagacacggaatccaaagcaggctccaggctccatgctgtcagcacagagcccaacgtggagcttgaactcacgaacagcgagatcatgacctgagctgaagtcagatgctcaactgactgagccacccaggcacccctagggttttatatttttcttgaaaaataatagaTGCCCATGGTAACAATTTCAGAACACTGGCTGCAAAGATCAACAAAAACAAGTTTTGATTAAGAGCTATGAGAGAAGTTGTTAAGTATTCCTAAGGGATGAAATTGTTGGAAAGGTATCTACATTAGCGCCCCTTAAAGACCTGTAGCCATCTAAAAAGGATCTATTCTAGAGTGGAAAACTCAGCCTGAGAcagagataataataaataaaagttaatgagAATGGTAACAAACTAGTGTTTATTTGGTTCAACCATTATTCCATACCCCACAAAGATAGCGCTCTTTCAAACTGCCATGTTTTGCTGtttcaataatatatttatagtccaatttataatttatttaatgtacaCGATAACTCTCTGAGATGGGCAGTATTactctcattttgtagatgaggaaatagggGATTTTGATTAGGTTGTTACAGTTGGGAGATCTAGAACTCCATTCAGATcctctgattcttcttttttcatttttttctattcccaTTTTAATTAGGAGGTATACTTAAAAATTACCACTTACAGTAAGACAAGTAAAAGGGTTTGGAAACTGACCATGATTCACTACATTATAATGGGCTTTCTCAAAGTTATGTATTTATAACTTTTGTATTtataactttatgtatttataattaaaaagcaaaagagggggcacctaggtggctcagttggttaagcgtctgacttcggctcaggtcaggtcatgatctcacagtttgtgggttcaaaccccgtgtcgggcttcatgctgccagtgcggagcctgcttgggattcttgctctctcctcttcctgcccctcccctactcacgctttctctctctcaaaataaataaataaataaataaaattaaaaaaaaaaaagaaaagggaagggaagggtgatGGGGTAGAAATTACAGACCCATGCTAATCTTTTGAAATCTATCACAAGTGGTGAGGGAGTTAGCAAGGTACTGATACACCTTGTGGCAGTATACCTTATTCAGAAGCAAAACACCTAAAATTATCAGCTATTTGAGTTCTGAATTCCCAAGCTTGAAGATGGTACATGAATCACAATTAGGGTAGCCCAATTGGTCTATGCCAGAAGCTCTATCTTTTCATTCTTAAACTCTCTCTTCACATTtactccttttcctttatttccttctacaACATGAAGTTGTTTATCCAGATATGAAAAATCCAAATTTTCCTAATTGTGATATATCCTTTCCTCAGCTCCACCCCTATTACATTATGAACAGTAGTTATCAGGGAAAAGCTCTGACACTAAAGTGTGGAGGTATCTCACCATTCAGCTACCTTGCTAGGCAGTTGTAGGAGCTACTTTACTTTGGGAACATAATGGGCACATATTCGTCTACAACCTGAGTCAGAGGAAACCTTTGCTCTGAAAACACAGATTTGGGTTCaagcttctatttattttttccgATGATTCTGGGGTTGTACACGGGCACAAGACTTAGAGATAAATTGTGTACTTTTCTGTTAGGTGTTGGtaaaaggaagacaaaagtttttgaaaatgttttctgtgtcttaatcccagatttttcctttctcttatccTTTAAAGTTTACCAAAGAAACTAAAGTGCATAAAAGCATCTATTTGCAACTGTCTTCTTCGTGGCTCAGGAATCAAGACTTCAAAGCATCATTTGAGACAAAGAAGATCTCAGAGTAGATTTTTACTGGGACAGAAGAGACTGCAGAGAAAGTTGCAGTTGACTCTTTCAAAGGAAATTCAACAGTCCCCTCAAGGGATGCAGAATGCTACAGATAGCAGAAAATGGAAACGCTCACACTGTTCAGTTCATAGAACTGATCTCTACCCCAACAATAAGCAACTCTTGAGGAGCAGAGTTTCAAATCCTGTCATACAAActaaagagaaacaaattcaTGAAAACCTTACAGGAAACAACGAAAATGAAACTAACTCATGGACAGTGatgcaaatgaacaaacataatACATCAGGAACCATTAAGGAGACAGATGACATTGATGATATTTTTGCCTTAATGGGTGTTTAAATGCTCATATATGAGACATTTAAGTGCTTAACAAACTGGTCCAGTGTTCTGTTTTACGTGGAACTTGCTGAGTTCTGGAAAGATTTGGAAATACTACTTGGACTCAGAGAGGAGCTTATTTAGTGTAACACTGTACAGCAGTAATGtcagttcaataaatatttatagtagctCTGTGTCATTTAAGTGACAAGTACTTGACTACTAAATAGTCAAATTTTTACTTTGTACCAGGGGTTAAGATGAAAAAATTTACCATATCCTGTCCTTGAGAAGCAGATGTAATTCCTTAATTAAAGCTGGTgggtccctggggcacctgggtggcttagtcggttaagttaAGCATCCcagcatcagctcaggtcataatcttacaggttcatgagtttgaagcccatgtcacactctgtgctgacagctcagagcctggagcctgctttggattctgtgtctccctttctctctgcccctaccccactcgtgctctgtctctcaaaaataaacattaaaaaagaaaaaaaaaagctggtgggtcccttaaaaactgaataattttatgatttaCCAGGGAATTAAGAACTGAGTAATTAGGTTGATAAAAACCTACTCTGTGCCTTAGATATATGGGGATGGGCTGGGATGGAAAGCAAAGTATCAAGGAGTACTTAAAAGGTCACTTTGGTCTTATGGCTCCATTTTAGGTAAGTCCCCCTCTGAACACCAAGGTTTGTAGCTTCTAATGGTTGTGCATATAATTCTTGATTATATGCTAGAATTAATCATCAAAAAGGACTAGAAAATTTTGCCACTAAGTGTA
The DNA window shown above is from Neofelis nebulosa isolate mNeoNeb1 chromosome 5, mNeoNeb1.pri, whole genome shotgun sequence and carries:
- the NEPRO gene encoding nucleolus and neural progenitor protein isoform X2 translates to MGHHKPHLALKQVEQCLKRLKNMDLEGSIQHLSELFSSNENHRVTTEAYVIPSQPVVELVLMKILGACKLLLRLLDCCCKTFLLTVKHLGLQEFIILNLVMVGLVSRLWVLYKGVLKRLTSLYEPLFGLLHEVSRIQPLPYFKDFTFPSDIAEFLGQPYFEVFKKKMPTAFAAKGVTKLLNKLFLTKNQSPRSSKETVHRISKKAKQMKINIQNNVDLGQPVKSKKIFKEKSSEFDLRAFCKQLKHKAIQETSVKCSQSKLKATKHSSQRASGTPCAKSFVQRFRGAKTFTQLSEEIQMAILWCRSKKLKAQASFLGNKLLKSNRLKHVEAQGHSLPKKLKCIKASICNCLLRGSGIKTSKHHLRQRRSQSRFLLGQKRLQRKLQLTLSKEIQQSPQGMQNATDSRKWKRSHCSVHRTDLYPNNKQLLRSRVSNPVIQTKEKQIHENLTGNNENETNSWTVMQMNKHNTSGTIKETDDIDDIFALMGV
- the NEPRO gene encoding nucleolus and neural progenitor protein isoform X1, with the translated sequence MATVPPGPEPWNRVKIPKAGSHSTVTVQDPDAALDLCVAAVIRECGLVTLSLKSQTLDAETDVLCAVLYSNHYRMGHHKPHLALKQVEQCLKRLKNMDLEGSIQHLSELFSSNENHRVTTEAYVIPSQPVVELVLMKILGACKLLLRLLDCCCKTFLLTVKHLGLQEFIILNLVMVGLVSRLWVLYKGVLKRLTSLYEPLFGLLHEVSRIQPLPYFKDFTFPSDIAEFLGQPYFEVFKKKMPTAFAAKGVTKLLNKLFLTKNQSPRSSKETVHRISKKAKQMKINIQNNVDLGQPVKSKKIFKEKSSEFDLRAFCKQLKHKAIQETSVKCSQSKLKATKHSSQRASGTPCAKSFVQRFRGAKTFTQLSEEIQMAILWCRSKKLKAQASFLGNKLLKSNRLKHVEAQGHSLPKKLKCIKASICNCLLRGSGIKTSKHHLRQRRSQSRFLLGQKRLQRKLQLTLSKEIQQSPQGMQNATDSRKWKRSHCSVHRTDLYPNNKQLLRSRVSNPVIQTKEKQIHENLTGNNENETNSWTVMQMNKHNTSGTIKETDDIDDIFALMGV